The following proteins come from a genomic window of Yinghuangia sp. ASG 101:
- a CDS encoding MarR family winged helix-turn-helix transcriptional regulator: MDGDGTLSFLVRRTWLAMRAAIGAELRAYDLTTPQYATLGIVAKYPGCSNSDVARRVGSTRQAANEMLAALERDGLIERSPHPSDRRSKRIHLTALGEQRRVEAAKAVSCREAELEAAFSDHERAAVRAWLDGVVRACGETPEDVC, encoded by the coding sequence CTCGCCATGCGCGCGGCCATCGGCGCGGAACTGCGCGCGTACGACCTCACCACACCGCAGTACGCGACCCTCGGCATCGTCGCGAAATACCCCGGCTGTTCGAACTCGGATGTCGCCCGCAGGGTCGGCAGCACCCGCCAAGCCGCCAACGAAATGCTCGCCGCCCTCGAACGCGACGGCCTCATCGAACGTTCACCTCACCCGTCGGACCGCCGCAGCAAACGCATCCACCTCACAGCACTGGGCGAGCAGCGCCGCGTGGAGGCCGCGAAGGCCGTCAGCTGCCGCGAGGCCGAGTTGGAGGCCGCGTTCTCCGACCACGAACGCGCGGCGGTCCGAGCGTGGCTCGACGGCGTGGTCCGCGCCTGCGGCGAGACCCCCGAGGACGTGTGCTGA
- a CDS encoding NADAR family protein: MDWGWPVDSELVQAAALIIAELDGLIVCGDRYDLTGLAKALASGRIAATDPGAPELPEEPSRWRSRRSEPLTAEGLLADVADHIDALNGRSTAAQRCWDAIRAYQETPTTPLREALRVAYREVPPHQRIFMLGDMDNQDRPLRILATDIGEAVDGDGPVATAELHQWALDYFDRVSDGVAREAEQRAVRHADDPEEVGRAVVTSHEMGRPASWPNVPGLPVLRNDYQVPVTYGGETYPSVLHGYWALSAADAADHDLIRDAATADAAHDLGGRAARRADWATLRLSVMAGLLRAKFTSYPELAEVLLSTGDARISYTGFSEAPFWRDSCNRQGRNWMGRLLELIRSELSADRPLREPMPAAHG; the protein is encoded by the coding sequence GTGGACTGGGGTTGGCCGGTCGACTCCGAACTCGTCCAAGCCGCCGCGCTGATCATCGCCGAACTGGACGGCCTGATCGTGTGCGGGGACCGGTATGACCTCACGGGGCTGGCGAAGGCGTTGGCGTCCGGGCGTATCGCGGCAACGGACCCCGGCGCGCCGGAGCTACCCGAAGAACCGTCGAGGTGGCGGTCGCGGCGCAGTGAGCCGTTGACGGCCGAGGGGCTCCTGGCCGACGTCGCGGACCACATCGACGCCCTGAACGGACGTTCCACTGCGGCACAGCGATGCTGGGACGCGATCCGTGCCTACCAGGAGACGCCGACCACGCCGCTGCGGGAAGCGCTGCGGGTCGCCTACCGGGAAGTGCCGCCGCACCAACGCATCTTCATGCTGGGTGACATGGACAACCAGGACCGCCCGCTGCGGATCCTGGCCACCGATATCGGCGAGGCCGTGGACGGGGACGGCCCGGTGGCCACGGCAGAACTGCACCAGTGGGCGCTCGACTACTTCGACCGCGTATCCGACGGGGTCGCCCGCGAGGCCGAGCAGCGCGCCGTGCGCCATGCCGACGACCCCGAGGAAGTGGGCCGTGCGGTGGTCACGTCACACGAAATGGGCCGACCGGCCTCGTGGCCGAACGTGCCGGGCCTGCCTGTGCTGCGGAACGACTACCAGGTCCCGGTGACGTACGGCGGTGAGACGTATCCGTCGGTTCTCCACGGCTACTGGGCCTTGTCCGCCGCCGACGCCGCCGACCACGACCTGATCCGCGACGCGGCCACGGCCGACGCAGCACACGACCTCGGAGGCCGGGCCGCCCGCCGCGCGGACTGGGCGACCCTGCGGCTGTCCGTCATGGCCGGCCTCTTGCGCGCGAAGTTCACCTCGTACCCGGAACTCGCCGAAGTCCTGCTCTCCACCGGTGACGCGAGGATCAGCTACACCGGGTTCTCCGAGGCCCCGTTCTGGAGGGATTCCTGCAACCGGCAAGGACGCAACTGGATGGGCCGGCTTTTGGAGCTGATCCGTTCGGAACTCTCCGCAGACCGACCCCTCCGTGAGCCGATGCCCGCTGCTCACGGCTGA
- a CDS encoding leucine-rich repeat domain-containing protein, with translation MVPDYYRLTALGGLPVHAFEELHGWGLARHRVDEAATGAARWATMWDEVAAGAPESGTVAWRLETPFDADIRFGELTDAFFTRIDTTAVRSLVIGHWHHDYLRYTSETRVVDTLCAHADRLPALRHLAVNDINIDTADMSSIPPTDLTALLGAFPRLEELRYRFGRDQRPEDDERFILRAGHHPALRRLVLETTGMPADLPRALADSDLPALTDLELWLGTRHSGGDVGPDDLSGILNPPHPSRLRRLALRNAEQADLLAATVAAGSIAPHLRELDLSLGTLSDAGADALLDGHPFPRLERLTIHHHFLSDHRRRLLQSGYPHTHVDISAPATPYHSEQDPELHYVPDEYGRHVHFGV, from the coding sequence ATGGTGCCCGACTATTACCGATTGACCGCCCTGGGCGGCCTCCCCGTGCACGCGTTCGAGGAGTTGCACGGCTGGGGCCTGGCTCGGCACCGGGTCGACGAGGCCGCGACCGGCGCCGCCCGGTGGGCCACCATGTGGGACGAAGTCGCGGCCGGTGCACCGGAGTCCGGCACGGTGGCGTGGCGATTGGAGACGCCCTTCGACGCCGACATCCGGTTCGGTGAACTCACCGACGCCTTCTTCACCCGCATCGACACCACCGCCGTACGATCCCTGGTCATCGGGCACTGGCACCACGACTACCTGCGCTACACCTCCGAAACCCGCGTGGTCGACACCCTGTGCGCGCACGCCGACCGGCTCCCCGCGCTGCGCCACCTCGCCGTCAACGACATCAACATCGACACCGCGGACATGTCGTCGATCCCACCCACCGATCTCACCGCGCTCCTGGGGGCCTTCCCGCGCCTGGAGGAACTCCGGTACCGCTTCGGTCGCGACCAACGGCCCGAGGACGACGAGCGGTTCATCCTCCGGGCCGGTCACCACCCGGCCCTGCGCCGTCTCGTGCTGGAGACCACCGGGATGCCCGCCGATCTGCCGCGGGCTCTGGCCGACAGCGACCTTCCGGCACTCACCGACCTGGAACTGTGGCTCGGGACCCGCCACTCCGGCGGCGATGTCGGGCCCGACGACTTGTCCGGCATACTCAACCCGCCCCACCCGTCGCGGCTGCGTCGTCTCGCGCTGCGCAACGCCGAACAAGCCGACCTGCTCGCCGCCACCGTCGCGGCCGGGTCGATCGCCCCTCATCTGCGCGAACTCGACCTGTCCCTCGGCACGTTGAGCGACGCCGGGGCGGACGCCCTCCTCGACGGCCACCCCTTCCCCCGACTCGAACGCCTCACCATTCACCACCATTTCCTGAGCGACCACCGACGCCGTCTCCTCCAGAGCGGCTACCCACACACCCACGTCGACATCTCCGCCCCCGCAACGCCCTACCACTCGGAACAAGACCCCGAACTGCACTACGTACCCGACGAGTACGGCCGCCACGTCCACTTCGGTGTCTAG
- a CDS encoding DUF1152 domain-containing protein, translating into MPFSLTEPPLFTRLNTCERILIAGAGGGFDVYAGLPLALALWQSGKHVHLANLSFVDVDRLARGDLLRPGLAAVGPGSGGPAAYFPERSLSRWLAETGLPDTVFAFQRTGVRPLRAAYQALVRKLDLDALVLVDGGTDILMRGDEAGLGTPEEDMTSLAAADRIKVPTRLVVALGFGVDAYHGVCHSHVLENLAALDRDGAYLGAFSIPRESREGRLYVDAVDHAVAETPSRPSIVQGSVAAAVRGGFGDVPLGERTAGTELFINPLMAMYFAVELEALARRNIYLTRLRQTNTMREVSAVIREFREGLESTRPRRTFPH; encoded by the coding sequence GTGCCGTTCTCCCTCACCGAACCTCCGCTGTTCACCCGCCTCAACACCTGCGAGCGGATCCTCATCGCCGGGGCGGGTGGTGGCTTCGACGTATACGCGGGGCTGCCCCTGGCATTGGCCCTGTGGCAATCGGGCAAGCACGTACACCTGGCCAACCTGTCGTTCGTGGACGTCGACCGTCTCGCGCGAGGTGACCTACTGCGGCCCGGTCTCGCCGCCGTCGGGCCGGGCAGTGGCGGGCCCGCCGCGTACTTCCCCGAGCGCTCGCTGTCGCGTTGGCTGGCCGAGACGGGGTTGCCCGACACGGTGTTCGCCTTCCAGAGAACGGGGGTTCGGCCTTTGCGCGCGGCATACCAGGCGCTCGTGCGCAAGCTGGACCTCGACGCCCTTGTGCTGGTGGACGGCGGTACGGACATCTTGATGCGCGGCGACGAGGCCGGCCTCGGCACCCCGGAGGAGGACATGACCAGTCTCGCCGCCGCCGACCGGATCAAGGTGCCGACGCGCCTTGTGGTCGCTCTCGGGTTCGGTGTCGACGCGTACCACGGTGTGTGCCACAGTCACGTGCTGGAGAACCTGGCGGCGCTGGACCGCGACGGTGCCTATCTGGGGGCCTTCTCGATACCGCGTGAGTCGCGGGAAGGACGCCTGTACGTCGACGCCGTCGACCACGCCGTCGCGGAGACACCGTCACGTCCCAGCATCGTGCAGGGGTCGGTCGCGGCCGCGGTGAGGGGCGGGTTCGGCGATGTCCCGCTCGGTGAACGGACCGCCGGCACCGAGTTGTTCATCAATCCGCTGATGGCGATGTATTTCGCGGTCGAGCTGGAGGCGCTTGCCCGGCGCAACATCTACCTGACGCGCCTTCGACAGACGAACACCATGAGAGAGGTGTCCGCCGTCATCCGGGAGTTCCGGGAGGGACTGGAGTCGACCCGTCCGCGGCGAACGTTTCCGCACTGA
- a CDS encoding DNA gyrase subunit B, translating to MNEEPAPYDAKHIQVMDPREAIRKRPGMYVGSTSERGVREMVFGVVGRAVNEVSGVPGQLGRVDVTLVPEGGVRVADNSPGVGVPDLAALLTQTHSGAGPGGRHEVVVGFWGMGMFVPNALSSRMTAEVRRDGVRWTQEFARGVAATPLAAMGPSTDTGTTLTLWPDDEIFGSATHSFEALEQRLREIAFLNRGLEITLADRRQAKGEFRTARYRFPDGVRDFVAWLSTFEAANGHADVIGFAEEDLRREGLLDVAMLWRDAGPEHVLSFANCRPTPGGGAHVQGLRDGLVTAFEAHARTHGLPVPADGLSADRVSVGLTAVVSVRLDTPEFLGATNDTLGGTLVRTCVADSIRKHLGTWLDDHPERAAEIINRAARRAHHA from the coding sequence GTGAACGAGGAACCCGCACCGTACGACGCCAAGCACATCCAGGTCATGGACCCACGCGAAGCCATACGCAAGCGGCCTGGGATGTATGTCGGTTCGACGTCCGAACGCGGCGTGCGGGAGATGGTGTTCGGGGTCGTGGGGCGGGCCGTGAACGAGGTCTCGGGCGTTCCGGGACAGCTCGGCCGCGTCGACGTCACCCTCGTTCCCGAGGGCGGCGTACGTGTCGCGGACAACAGCCCGGGAGTCGGTGTTCCGGATCTCGCTGCGCTGCTGACCCAAACGCACAGCGGAGCCGGGCCCGGTGGTCGCCACGAGGTGGTGGTCGGGTTCTGGGGCATGGGGATGTTCGTCCCCAATGCCCTGTCGTCGCGCATGACCGCCGAGGTACGCCGCGACGGGGTCCGATGGACACAGGAGTTCGCACGCGGCGTCGCGGCCACACCACTCGCCGCCATGGGCCCGTCGACCGACACCGGGACGACTCTGACCCTCTGGCCGGACGACGAGATCTTCGGCTCCGCGACGCACTCGTTCGAGGCACTGGAGCAGCGCCTCAGGGAAATCGCTTTCCTCAACCGGGGCTTGGAGATCACGCTCGCCGACCGACGGCAAGCGAAGGGTGAGTTCCGGACGGCCCGATACCGATTCCCCGATGGGGTACGGGACTTCGTCGCCTGGCTCAGCACGTTCGAAGCAGCGAACGGGCACGCGGACGTCATCGGCTTCGCGGAGGAAGACCTTCGCAGGGAAGGCCTACTGGACGTGGCCATGCTGTGGCGCGACGCGGGCCCGGAGCACGTCCTGTCCTTCGCCAACTGCCGCCCCACCCCGGGCGGCGGCGCACACGTGCAGGGCCTCCGCGACGGACTCGTCACCGCGTTCGAAGCGCACGCCCGGACACACGGGTTGCCGGTGCCGGCCGATGGCCTGTCTGCCGACCGTGTCAGCGTGGGCCTGACAGCAGTTGTGTCGGTCAGACTCGACACCCCCGAATTCCTGGGCGCCACCAACGACACCTTGGGCGGCACCCTCGTACGCACCTGTGTCGCCGACTCCATCCGCAAACACCTCGGCACATGGCTCGACGACCACCCGGAGCGAGCCGCGGAGATCATCAACCGAGCCGCGCGACGGGCCCACCACGCCTGA
- a CDS encoding LysR family transcriptional regulator, with product MRIEQLEYIEAVTRLGSLRRAAAELHLSQPALSETVRNLERELGVAILDRRRSGARISDEGRELLPHIVGVLDAVDRLRRAADEQHRTSRMVRLGTVNAATVPLLVPAVRDFRAAHPTTQVEVVAAQQADIQQALLEGGFDLGLVNHLGGDDTSPELQSTELLRGRPVVCLRPDSPLAALPTVTVADLLTEPLIVMRSGYVMHRYAHRLLAGRAPSFSYSTDGAEMGKLMVAEGLGVTLLPDFSVIGDPLERCGAITFRPVEDEHTEVVLMVQSSKAKAVSGAAGDLRRILVEHAERHAR from the coding sequence GTGCGGATCGAGCAGTTGGAGTACATCGAGGCGGTCACGCGGCTGGGGTCGTTGCGGCGGGCGGCTGCCGAGTTGCATCTGTCGCAGCCGGCGCTCAGCGAGACCGTGCGCAATCTGGAGCGCGAGCTGGGGGTGGCGATTCTCGATCGACGGCGGTCCGGGGCGCGGATCAGCGACGAGGGGCGCGAGCTGCTGCCGCACATCGTGGGCGTGCTGGACGCGGTGGACCGGCTGCGGCGAGCGGCGGACGAGCAGCACCGGACCAGTCGCATGGTCCGCCTCGGCACGGTGAACGCGGCGACCGTGCCGTTGCTGGTCCCGGCCGTCCGGGACTTCCGCGCCGCGCATCCCACCACCCAGGTCGAAGTGGTCGCCGCGCAGCAGGCCGACATCCAACAGGCGCTGCTGGAAGGCGGGTTCGACCTCGGTCTGGTGAATCACCTGGGGGGTGACGACACGTCGCCCGAGTTGCAGTCCACCGAGTTGCTGCGCGGGCGGCCGGTGGTGTGCCTGCGTCCGGACAGCCCCCTCGCGGCACTGCCCACGGTGACCGTCGCGGACCTGCTCACGGAGCCGTTGATCGTGATGCGCTCGGGCTATGTGATGCACCGGTACGCACACCGGCTCCTCGCCGGGCGCGCTCCGTCGTTCTCGTATTCCACCGACGGCGCGGAAATGGGCAAGCTTATGGTGGCGGAGGGGCTGGGCGTCACGTTGCTGCCCGACTTCAGTGTCATCGGTGATCCGCTGGAGCGCTGCGGCGCGATTACGTTCCGGCCGGTCGAGGACGAGCACACGGAGGTCGTTTTGATGGTGCAGTCCAGTAAAGCGAAAGCCGTTTCCGGGGCCGCGGGTGACCTGCGTCGCATTCTTGTCGAGCACGCCGAGCGCCACGCGCGCTGA
- a CDS encoding SfnB family sulfur acquisition oxidoreductase, producing MPAGDAAALAAVAELADAFAVHAADRDRERRLPGPEIDRLSDAGFFGLTVPSALGGPDVRVSTLTEAFRLLARADPNIGQIPHSHFVFLEALRLQGTQRQRAYFFAEALAGRRIANAQSERTSRTITEDTTTLTRKDDGTAVLDGRKFYATGSLFAHWLAVRATVPGSATPTPRKAVAFVRADAPGVTIIDDWDGIGQRTTGSGTVVLDGVAVAADHVVPYTEIFEQPTAYGSFAQVLHAALDAGIARAALEEAVRQAREARPWFESGADRAVDDLLLAQQAGEAEVTVRAAEALLREAAAEVDRARDEPTAASTERASVATAVAKVACARAAVDAATVLFELGGTRCAVAPPNLSRFWRDARTHTLHDPTRWKIQHIGRWLLDDVPPPRHGLL from the coding sequence ATGCCCGCCGGTGACGCCGCGGCGCTGGCCGCCGTCGCCGAGTTGGCCGACGCGTTCGCGGTCCACGCCGCCGACCGCGATCGCGAACGCCGCCTGCCCGGGCCCGAGATCGACCGCCTCTCGGACGCCGGCTTCTTCGGGCTGACGGTCCCGTCCGCCCTCGGGGGGCCGGACGTCCGCGTGTCGACGCTGACGGAGGCCTTCCGGCTGCTCGCCCGCGCCGACCCGAACATCGGGCAGATCCCCCACAGCCACTTCGTGTTCCTGGAGGCACTGCGCCTCCAAGGCACGCAGCGGCAGCGCGCGTACTTCTTCGCCGAGGCCCTGGCCGGACGCCGCATCGCCAACGCCCAGTCCGAGCGCACCAGCCGCACCATCACCGAGGACACGACGACGCTGACCCGGAAGGATGACGGCACCGCCGTCCTGGACGGGCGCAAGTTCTACGCGACGGGTTCGCTCTTCGCCCACTGGCTGGCGGTGCGGGCCACCGTGCCCGGCAGTGCCACCCCGACGCCGCGCAAAGCCGTCGCGTTCGTCCGCGCGGACGCCCCCGGCGTCACGATCATCGACGACTGGGACGGCATCGGCCAACGCACCACCGGCAGCGGCACCGTCGTCCTGGACGGGGTCGCGGTCGCCGCCGACCACGTGGTGCCCTACACCGAGATCTTCGAACAGCCCACGGCCTACGGGTCGTTCGCCCAGGTGCTGCATGCCGCACTGGACGCGGGGATCGCCCGGGCGGCGCTGGAGGAGGCGGTGCGCCAGGCGCGCGAGGCCCGGCCCTGGTTCGAGAGCGGGGCCGACCGCGCGGTGGACGACCTGCTGCTCGCGCAGCAGGCCGGAGAAGCCGAGGTCACCGTACGCGCCGCCGAGGCCCTGTTGCGCGAGGCCGCGGCGGAGGTCGACCGCGCACGCGACGAGCCGACCGCGGCGAGCACCGAACGCGCGTCCGTCGCGACGGCGGTCGCCAAGGTCGCGTGTGCCCGCGCCGCGGTCGACGCGGCGACCGTGCTGTTCGAACTCGGCGGCACCCGCTGCGCGGTCGCACCGCCCAACCTCAGCCGCTTCTGGCGCGACGCCCGCACCCACACCCTGCACGATCCGACCCGGTGGAAAATCCAGCACATCGGACGGTGGCTGCTCGACGACGTACCACCGCCGCGCCACGGCCTGCTGTGA